In Amycolatopsis endophytica, the following are encoded in one genomic region:
- a CDS encoding MMPL family transporter — MAGLASRCFRHAPWVIAVWLLALTGLVLAAQHSGAAYRDTVALPSADSTVASAMLPPGDQERVVVEAAGTIDTVRDRIEPLLGELAGLDHVTGVVSPYAAPELVSADRRIAVIAVSFDAPAEELGPEPAARLVDTARAVEGDGLTVGVSGQLAAMTVGAPNLGNAGIGLLAAALVLLITFGSIACVILPVVTAAVSVGSALAVVVVVSHVMTVPKISTEIAALLGLGVGVDYALFVLTRYRQGLREGLPAVEALERAAATSGRSVVFAGVTVCVSLAGMFTVGMAFLNGIAITSAISVALTMLAALTLLPALLRFGGMRTLPRHTASGGGWSWLARSVTRRPAPYAIVAVLVIAVLAAPALGLRLGMPSAGHDPPGSPTRVADTLLTEGFGPGANGQLVLVAERPDPAATTAVREIVAERASVGPPQGPVLTVTPRTAPDDPATAQLVSWLREVAGPGWHVGGAVAVQTDFSATVTSRLPLFLAAVVAISVLLLALVFRSVLIPLTAAVMNLLTAAATTGVVVAVFGGPIEPYLPVFLFAGLFGLSMDYEVFLISRIQEEWRRTGGTRTAIVEGLVSTGRTITAAALIMALVFAAFAFVDSRVVREAGVGLTAAVLLDAVVIRCLLVPAVMVRLGRANWWPSRRREHPAAPIPVPRDKAGRIH, encoded by the coding sequence ATGGCAGGACTCGCGTCGCGGTGCTTCCGGCACGCGCCCTGGGTGATCGCGGTGTGGTTGCTGGCGCTCACTGGGCTCGTGCTAGCCGCGCAGCACTCCGGTGCGGCGTACCGGGACACGGTCGCCCTGCCGTCCGCGGACAGCACGGTCGCGTCGGCCATGCTTCCTCCCGGCGACCAGGAACGCGTGGTCGTCGAAGCCGCGGGCACGATCGATACGGTCCGCGACCGCATCGAACCGCTGCTCGGTGAGCTGGCGGGTCTCGACCACGTCACCGGCGTCGTTTCGCCCTACGCCGCACCGGAGCTGGTGTCCGCGGACCGCCGGATCGCGGTGATAGCGGTGAGTTTCGACGCCCCGGCGGAGGAACTCGGCCCGGAACCGGCCGCCCGGCTCGTCGACACCGCGCGGGCCGTCGAGGGGGACGGCCTGACGGTCGGCGTGTCCGGTCAGCTCGCCGCGATGACGGTGGGCGCGCCGAACCTGGGCAACGCCGGGATCGGCCTGCTCGCCGCGGCGCTCGTCCTGCTGATCACCTTCGGCTCGATCGCGTGCGTGATCCTGCCGGTGGTGACCGCCGCGGTGTCGGTCGGCTCCGCGCTCGCCGTGGTCGTCGTGGTTTCGCACGTGATGACCGTTCCGAAGATCAGTACGGAGATCGCCGCGCTGCTCGGGCTCGGGGTGGGCGTGGACTACGCGTTGTTCGTGCTCACCCGCTACCGGCAGGGCCTGCGTGAAGGTCTGCCCGCGGTCGAAGCGCTGGAACGCGCGGCCGCGACCTCGGGCCGCAGTGTGGTCTTCGCCGGTGTCACGGTCTGCGTTTCGCTGGCGGGGATGTTCACCGTGGGCATGGCGTTCCTGAACGGCATCGCCATCACGTCGGCGATTTCGGTCGCCCTCACCATGCTCGCGGCGCTGACGCTCCTCCCGGCGCTGCTCCGCTTCGGTGGCATGCGCACGCTGCCCAGGCACACCGCGTCCGGCGGGGGCTGGTCCTGGCTCGCGCGTTCCGTGACGCGGCGGCCCGCGCCCTACGCGATCGTCGCGGTGCTGGTCATCGCGGTACTGGCGGCGCCGGCACTGGGCCTGCGCCTGGGTATGCCGAGCGCGGGGCACGATCCGCCGGGCAGTCCGACACGCGTGGCCGACACGCTGCTCACCGAGGGTTTCGGCCCGGGCGCGAACGGGCAGCTGGTGCTCGTCGCCGAACGGCCCGATCCGGCGGCGACGACCGCCGTGCGCGAGATCGTCGCCGAGCGAGCTTCCGTCGGACCGCCGCAGGGTCCGGTCCTGACGGTCACTCCGCGCACGGCTCCGGACGACCCCGCCACCGCGCAGCTGGTGTCGTGGCTGCGCGAGGTCGCGGGCCCCGGGTGGCACGTCGGTGGCGCGGTGGCGGTGCAGACGGACTTCTCGGCGACCGTCACCAGCAGGCTGCCGCTGTTCCTGGCCGCTGTCGTGGCGATCTCCGTGCTGCTGCTGGCGCTGGTGTTCCGCAGCGTGCTGATCCCGCTGACCGCGGCGGTGATGAACCTGCTCACCGCGGCCGCCACGACCGGTGTGGTGGTGGCGGTGTTCGGCGGGCCGATCGAGCCGTACCTGCCGGTGTTCCTGTTCGCGGGCCTGTTCGGGTTGTCGATGGACTACGAGGTCTTCCTGATCTCCCGCATCCAGGAGGAATGGCGCCGCACCGGCGGCACCCGCACGGCGATCGTCGAAGGTCTCGTCTCGACCGGGCGGACCATCACCGCGGCCGCGTTGATCATGGCGCTGGTGTTCGCGGCGTTCGCGTTCGTGGACAGCCGGGTGGTGCGGGAGGCGGGTGTCGGGCTGACCGCGGCCGTGCTGCTCGACGCGGTCGTGATCCGCTGCCTGCTGGTGCCCGCCGTGATGGTGCGGCTGGGCCGGGCGAACTGGTGGCCCTCGCGCCGACGTGAGCATCCGGCCGCGCCGATTCCTGTCCCGCGTGACAAAGCCGGGCGGATCCATTGA
- a CDS encoding CocE/NonD family hydrolase codes for MKHRVTAVVLALLGTFLPGLSTAADGFGTEFLDIPAADGVALGSMVMEPSSPGPHPLAVLIGAWGGGRTQNIIPAKELADRGYVVISYGARGFGESTGEVEVAGTEDITDVSTVIDWALRNTDADPSRIGVGGVSYGAGIAMIASGFDARIKAVASLSGWADLVASLTTNDTRHGLAGLVLYLSGKANGTLSAETDTMLRKFLEPRISDADSEAVIDWAEPRSPVTYLDRINANHPAVLAIQTWSETVFPPDQMVDFYRRLTGPKRAEFVPGDHAATESGGLLGLPSDTWTSVYRWFDAHVAGTDTAIEDEPPVVTRARPGMRQPTYQSTWDDVVGTPVRSYLGEKTLQPQPAEWSRTVAANRDTVANGGIPLATYSLEALTGNPPNIFLPQVDRGSAGVWHQEPGEAPVEIRGSMHAHLTVVPPGATGTAVAYVYDVDPFGVGSLINYLPYSWKNATPGQPLAADFHFAPTAYTVAAGHHLALVVDSKDPLFLDWNSGDGRLGFASTTADPAWLDVAVHTGRA; via the coding sequence ATGAAACACCGCGTGACCGCTGTCGTTCTCGCGTTGCTGGGCACCTTCCTGCCGGGTCTGTCCACTGCCGCCGACGGGTTCGGCACGGAATTCCTCGACATCCCCGCCGCCGACGGTGTCGCACTGGGATCGATGGTGATGGAGCCGTCCTCGCCGGGACCGCATCCGCTGGCCGTCCTCATCGGAGCGTGGGGCGGCGGGCGCACGCAGAACATCATCCCCGCCAAGGAACTCGCCGACCGCGGTTACGTCGTCATCTCCTACGGCGCGCGCGGGTTCGGCGAATCCACCGGTGAGGTCGAGGTCGCGGGCACCGAGGACATCACCGACGTCTCCACGGTGATCGACTGGGCGCTGCGCAACACCGATGCCGACCCGTCCCGCATCGGCGTCGGCGGCGTGTCCTACGGTGCGGGCATCGCGATGATCGCCTCCGGGTTCGACGCGCGGATCAAGGCCGTCGCCTCGCTCAGCGGCTGGGCGGACCTGGTGGCGTCGCTGACGACGAACGACACCCGGCACGGGCTTGCCGGACTGGTGCTGTACCTGTCCGGCAAGGCCAACGGCACGCTCAGCGCCGAAACCGACACCATGCTGCGGAAGTTCCTCGAACCACGCATCTCCGACGCCGACTCCGAGGCGGTCATCGACTGGGCGGAACCCCGCTCACCCGTCACGTACCTGGACCGGATCAACGCCAACCACCCGGCGGTACTGGCGATCCAGACGTGGAGCGAGACGGTGTTCCCGCCGGACCAGATGGTGGACTTCTACCGGCGCCTGACCGGCCCGAAGCGCGCGGAGTTCGTGCCGGGCGACCACGCCGCGACCGAGTCCGGCGGCCTGCTCGGCCTGCCCAGTGACACCTGGACCTCGGTGTACCGCTGGTTCGACGCGCATGTGGCGGGCACCGACACCGCGATCGAGGACGAGCCGCCCGTGGTCACCCGCGCCCGGCCCGGTATGCGGCAACCCACGTACCAGTCCACTTGGGACGATGTGGTCGGCACACCGGTCCGGTCGTATCTCGGCGAAAAGACCCTCCAGCCGCAACCCGCCGAGTGGAGCCGGACCGTCGCCGCGAACCGCGACACCGTCGCGAACGGCGGGATCCCGCTCGCCACCTACAGCCTGGAGGCGCTGACCGGGAACCCGCCGAACATCTTCCTGCCGCAGGTCGACCGTGGCAGCGCGGGGGTCTGGCACCAGGAGCCGGGGGAAGCGCCGGTGGAGATCCGCGGTTCGATGCACGCGCACCTGACCGTCGTCCCGCCAGGGGCGACCGGCACCGCCGTGGCCTACGTCTACGACGTCGACCCGTTCGGCGTCGGCAGCCTGATCAACTACCTGCCCTACAGCTGGAAGAACGCGACACCGGGACAACCGCTGGCGGCCGACTTCCACTTCGCGCCGACCGCCTACACCGTCGCGGCCGGGCACCACCTCGCGCTCGTCGTCGACTCGAAGGATCCGCTGTTCCTGGACTGGAACTCCGGCGACGGGCGGCTCGGTTTCGCCTCCACCACGGCCGATCCGGCCTGGCTCGACGTAGCAGTGCACACCGGGAGGGCTTGA
- a CDS encoding R2-like ligand-binding oxidase, with amino-acid sequence MTTTIREDFTALRAGGLNWDVLPLRLFAKGNAKFWNPADLDFGQDAKDWAALSDAQRFAATMLCAQFAGGEEAVTHDIQPFLSAMAAEGRFGDEMYLTQFCFEEAKHTQVFRLWLDAVGVTGNLHEHVEDNPGYRAIFYDALPTALERLKHDPSPANQIRASVVYNHVVEGVLALTGYFVWNRACRAHGILPGMQELIRRIGDDERRHMAWGTFTCRRHVAADDRNWQVVQDEMQALLPHAIAQIEWTTKKLDGDPFDLRLDGVMEYAADHAMRRLKAIESARGTPVAQIDLDYSPEQLEEDFHDEDAAR; translated from the coding sequence GTGACCACGACCATCCGAGAGGACTTCACCGCGCTGCGCGCCGGTGGCCTCAACTGGGACGTCCTGCCGTTGCGGCTGTTCGCCAAGGGCAACGCGAAGTTCTGGAACCCGGCCGACCTCGACTTCGGCCAGGACGCGAAGGACTGGGCCGCCCTGTCCGACGCCCAGCGCTTCGCCGCGACCATGCTGTGCGCGCAGTTCGCCGGTGGCGAGGAAGCCGTCACACACGACATCCAGCCGTTCCTGTCGGCGATGGCGGCCGAGGGCCGCTTCGGCGACGAGATGTACCTGACCCAGTTCTGCTTCGAGGAAGCCAAGCACACGCAGGTCTTCCGGTTGTGGCTGGACGCGGTCGGGGTCACCGGCAATCTGCACGAGCACGTCGAGGACAACCCGGGCTACCGGGCCATCTTCTACGACGCGCTGCCCACCGCGCTGGAGCGGCTCAAGCACGATCCGAGCCCGGCCAACCAGATCCGCGCGTCGGTGGTCTACAACCACGTCGTCGAGGGCGTGCTCGCGCTGACCGGCTACTTCGTGTGGAACCGGGCGTGCCGCGCGCACGGGATCCTGCCCGGGATGCAGGAGCTGATCCGCCGCATCGGCGACGACGAGCGGCGGCACATGGCGTGGGGCACCTTCACCTGCCGTCGGCATGTCGCGGCCGACGACCGCAACTGGCAGGTCGTGCAGGACGAGATGCAGGCCCTGCTGCCGCATGCCATCGCGCAGATCGAGTGGACCACCAAGAAGCTCGACGGTGACCCGTTCGACCTGCGGCTGGACGGCGTGATGGAGTACGCCGCCGACCACGCGATGCGGCGGCTGAAGGCGATCGAGTCGGCCCGTGGCACGCCGGTGGCCCAGATCGACCTGGACTACAGCCCGGAGCAGCTGGAAGAGGACTTCCACGACGAAGACGCGGCGAGGTGA
- a CDS encoding MFS transporter: MNPGRTLLIVALGAFITTLDNTIIAAGVPSIGHALSLDLATLQWVSIGYMLPFAGLLLVAGTLVDRWGQRATLAGGLIAFGLGAAAGGFATSATVLIAARVVQGLAAAFLVPALLSLLRTNLDSRQRAIGATLWTACLAVALALGPTMGGLLSEYLGWSWIFFSNLPFVLVMLVLLPATAGTGRAREARRPAVAAMVLVTAGLVLVAAALVGLGDDARLTETAPLLGGLALIAWFAIRERRARDPLVPPDLTRERVFTGALAVQLLWGLGVSGIFFFTPLLHQDSLGLSPVGAGLPLVLVAVAIVAVTPAVPWLMARLGPHRTVCVGLLTVALGLLAVAAINHIPEVPPRIPGLLLIGAGSALTTPLTSYSLEIVEERHAGTASGLLTASRELSSAMGVALIGAVLTAVRGARLGEGALGGPALATGYTAGLLVAAALEIAGAVLALWVFRAHVEKVLPVVTTGSAGSSSRGE; this comes from the coding sequence GTGAACCCGGGCCGCACGCTGCTGATCGTCGCACTCGGCGCGTTCATCACGACGCTGGACAACACGATCATCGCCGCCGGTGTCCCCTCGATCGGGCACGCGCTGTCGCTGGACCTGGCGACGCTGCAGTGGGTCAGCATCGGCTACATGCTGCCGTTCGCGGGTCTGCTGCTGGTCGCGGGCACGCTGGTGGACCGGTGGGGGCAGCGGGCCACGCTGGCGGGCGGGCTGATCGCGTTCGGGCTGGGTGCCGCGGCTGGTGGCTTCGCGACCAGCGCCACGGTGCTGATCGCCGCGCGGGTCGTGCAGGGCCTGGCCGCGGCGTTCCTGGTGCCCGCCCTGCTCAGCCTGCTGCGCACCAATCTCGACAGCAGGCAGCGCGCCATCGGGGCGACGCTGTGGACGGCGTGTCTCGCGGTCGCGCTGGCGCTCGGCCCGACGATGGGCGGGCTGCTGTCCGAGTACCTGGGCTGGAGCTGGATCTTCTTCAGCAACCTGCCGTTCGTGCTGGTCATGCTGGTGCTGCTGCCCGCGACCGCGGGGACCGGCCGGGCTCGCGAGGCGCGACGGCCCGCCGTGGCCGCGATGGTCCTGGTGACGGCCGGGCTGGTGCTGGTGGCCGCCGCGCTGGTCGGGCTCGGTGACGACGCGCGGCTCACCGAGACCGCGCCACTGCTCGGCGGTCTCGCCCTGATCGCCTGGTTCGCCATCCGGGAACGCCGCGCCCGCGATCCGCTCGTGCCACCGGACCTGACGCGGGAACGGGTTTTCACCGGCGCGCTGGCCGTGCAATTGCTGTGGGGACTCGGGGTGTCCGGGATCTTCTTCTTCACACCGTTGCTGCACCAGGATTCGCTGGGCCTGAGCCCGGTGGGCGCGGGGTTGCCGCTCGTCCTGGTCGCCGTGGCGATCGTGGCGGTCACGCCTGCCGTGCCGTGGCTGATGGCACGTCTCGGTCCACATCGGACGGTCTGCGTCGGGTTGCTGACGGTGGCGCTGGGATTGCTCGCGGTGGCCGCGATCAACCACATCCCCGAGGTGCCGCCGCGGATCCCGGGGCTGCTGCTGATCGGCGCCGGCTCGGCGCTGACCACGCCGCTGACGTCGTACTCGCTGGAGATCGTCGAGGAGCGCCACGCGGGCACGGCGTCGGGCCTGCTGACCGCGTCCAGGGAACTGTCCAGCGCCATGGGAGTCGCGCTGATCGGCGCGGTGCTGACGGCCGTGCGCGGCGCACGGCTCGGGGAAGGAGCGCTCGGGGGACCGGCGCTCGCCACGGGGTACACGGCCGGGCTACTCGTGGCAGCCGCTCTGGAAATCGCCGGTGCGGTGCTCGCGCTGTGGGTTTTCCGAGCCCATGTGGAAAAAGTTCTTCCCGTCGTGACAACGGGGTCCGCTGGATCCTCGTCCCGCGGTGAGTAA